Proteins encoded within one genomic window of Sphingomonas cannabina:
- a CDS encoding response regulator transcription factor — translation MRVLIVEDEPNLGQQLRNTLEGAGYAVDLATDGEEGHFLGSTEDYDAIILDLGLPEIDGLTVLDRWRKEGKTTPVLVLTARDSWSDKVAGLDAGADDYVAKPFQTEELIARLRALIRRASGNASAELTAGDIRLDTRSGKVTKAGEPVKLTAQEYKLLSYLLHHKGKVVSRTELIEHIYDQDFDRDSNTIEVFVTRIRKKLGADVISTIRGLGYSLDEPGERPSAE, via the coding sequence ATGCGCGTTCTGATTGTCGAAGACGAACCCAATCTCGGTCAGCAGCTCCGCAATACCCTCGAAGGCGCGGGCTATGCGGTGGACCTCGCCACCGACGGCGAGGAGGGGCATTTCCTGGGCTCGACCGAAGACTATGATGCGATCATCCTCGACCTCGGCCTGCCCGAGATCGACGGGCTGACCGTGCTCGACCGCTGGCGCAAGGAAGGCAAGACCACGCCGGTGCTGGTGCTGACCGCGCGCGACAGCTGGTCGGACAAGGTCGCCGGGCTCGATGCCGGCGCCGACGACTATGTCGCCAAGCCGTTCCAGACCGAGGAGCTGATCGCCCGCCTGCGTGCGCTGATCCGCCGCGCCTCGGGTAATGCCTCGGCCGAGCTGACCGCCGGCGACATCCGCCTCGACACCCGCTCGGGCAAGGTGACCAAGGCCGGCGAGCCGGTGAAGCTCACCGCGCAGGAATACAAGCTGCTCAGCTACCTCCTCCACCACAAAGGCAAGGTGGTGAGCCGCACCGAGCTGATCGAGCATATCTACGACCAGGATTTCGACCGCGATTCGAACACGATCGAGGTGTTCGTGACGCGCATCCGCAAGAAGCTCGGCGCCGACGTGATCTCGACGATCCGCGGCCTCGGCTATTCGCTCGACGAGCCCGGCGAACGGCCGTCGGCGGAGTGA
- a CDS encoding TMEM165/GDT1 family protein, which yields MDTLLPALVAALLAGIGDRPAWLAARMGRKYRPAGLVLAAAVLAHALAAAIAVAGGWLVAPLLTPNAKALLLALTLILAGIGATLRARPTREQGCIRGPVTAFAGMASAAAGDRATFITFALAAWGAQPVLAGVGMMLASAALAAAAISLGSEGWRALPLRPLSITGGVILLLAGIIIGLGGLRLI from the coding sequence ATGGACACGCTCCTTCCCGCCCTTGTCGCGGCGCTGCTGGCCGGCATCGGCGACCGGCCAGCCTGGCTGGCGGCACGGATGGGGCGGAAATATCGGCCGGCGGGACTCGTCCTCGCCGCCGCGGTGCTGGCTCATGCCCTCGCCGCAGCGATCGCGGTGGCTGGCGGATGGCTGGTGGCGCCCCTGCTCACGCCCAATGCCAAGGCGCTGCTGCTTGCGCTGACGCTGATCCTGGCCGGTATCGGCGCAACGCTCCGTGCACGACCGACGCGGGAGCAGGGTTGCATCCGCGGGCCCGTCACCGCCTTCGCCGGTATGGCGAGTGCGGCGGCGGGCGACCGGGCCACCTTCATCACCTTCGCCCTCGCCGCCTGGGGTGCGCAGCCGGTGCTGGCCGGTGTCGGCATGATGCTGGCCTCGGCTGCGCTCGCTGCGGCGGCGATCAGCCTCGGCAGCGAAGGCTGGCGGGCGCTCCCCCTCCGGCCGCTCTCGATCACGGGCGGTGTGATCCTGCTGCTCGCGGGAATCATCATCGGTCTCGGCGGACTGCGGCTGATCTAG
- the rpmG gene encoding 50S ribosomal protein L33, translating to MAKPTTVKIKLVSSADTGFFYVTKKNPRTQTEKLSFRKYDPIARKHVEFKEAKIK from the coding sequence ATGGCCAAGCCGACTACCGTCAAGATCAAGCTCGTGAGCTCTGCCGACACCGGCTTCTTCTACGTGACCAAGAAGAACCCGCGCACGCAGACCGAGAAGCTGAGCTTCCGCAAGTACGACCCGATCGCGCGCAAGCACGTCGAGTTCAAGGAAGCCAAGATCAAGTAA
- the dapD gene encoding 2,3,4,5-tetrahydropyridine-2,6-dicarboxylate N-succinyltransferase: protein MTDLATTIDAAWENRADLNTGTEGAVREAVAEALNLLDRGEARVAEPVAQENGGGWRVNQWLKKAVLLSFRLNDNVVMPGGWYDKVPSKFTGWGEDAFRAAGFRAVPGSVVRHGAFIGKGAVLMPSFVNIGAYVGEGTMVDTWATVGSCAQIGRNVHISGGAGIGGVLEPLQADPVIIGDGAFIGARSEVAEGVRVGEGAVLSMGVYLGASTKIVDRATGEVHRGEVPPYAVVVPGTLPGEAGKPGLYCAVIVKTVDAQTRSKTGINELLRD, encoded by the coding sequence GTGACCGACCTCGCAACCACCATCGACGCCGCCTGGGAGAATCGGGCCGATCTCAATACGGGCACCGAGGGTGCGGTGCGCGAGGCGGTGGCCGAGGCGCTGAACCTGCTCGACCGGGGCGAGGCGCGCGTGGCGGAGCCCGTGGCCCAGGAGAATGGCGGCGGCTGGCGGGTCAACCAGTGGCTCAAGAAGGCGGTGCTGCTGTCGTTCCGCCTCAACGACAATGTCGTGATGCCGGGCGGCTGGTACGACAAGGTGCCGTCGAAGTTCACCGGCTGGGGCGAGGACGCCTTCCGCGCCGCCGGCTTCCGCGCGGTGCCGGGGTCGGTGGTCCGCCACGGCGCCTTCATCGGCAAGGGCGCGGTGCTGATGCCGAGCTTCGTCAACATCGGCGCCTATGTCGGCGAGGGGACGATGGTCGACACCTGGGCGACGGTCGGCAGCTGCGCGCAGATCGGCCGCAACGTCCACATCTCCGGCGGCGCCGGCATCGGCGGCGTGCTCGAGCCTTTGCAGGCCGACCCGGTGATCATCGGCGACGGCGCCTTCATCGGCGCGCGCTCGGAAGTGGCGGAGGGTGTGCGGGTCGGCGAGGGCGCGGTGCTGTCGATGGGCGTCTATCTCGGCGCCTCGACCAAGATCGTCGACCGCGCCACCGGCGAAGTCCACCGCGGCGAAGTGCCGCCCTATGCGGTGGTCGTCCCCGGCACGCTGCCAGGCGAGGCGGGCAAGCCGGGCCTCTACTGCGCGGTGATCGTCAAGACGGTCGATGCCCAGACGCGATCGAAGACGGGCATCAACGAGCTGCTGCGGGACTAG
- a CDS encoding ABC-F family ATP-binding cassette domain-containing protein: protein MAAPILAYEGLGLVQGSGWLFRGLDIYIGARDRLALIGRNGAGKTTLLKLIADRIEADEGRRTIVPGTNVVMLEQEPRMEGATTLLDFVLSGADAPPRHEAEAIAGQLGIDLGREAATASGGERRRAAIARALAQNPDVLLLDEPTNHLDLAAIDWLEDWLNRYTGAFIVISHDRTFLTRLTRQTLWLDRGSIRRNEVGFGGFEAWMEAVYAEETRAAEKLDAKLKLELHWLQRGVTARRRRNQGRLEKLNQMRAQRASMLGPQGTAKLGIATDDVRTKSVITADRVTKRFGERTIIKDFSLRIQRGDRIGIVGANGAGKTTLIRLLTGEIAPDEGTVTLARTLDGVIIDQQRKLMAPEKRVRDVLADGGDWIEVRGVKKHIQGYLKEFLFDPGLADARVGTLSGGERSRLLLAREFARASNLLVLDEPTNDLDLETLDLLQEVIADYEGTVLIVSHDRDFLDRTVTVTLGLDGSGSVDIVAGGYADWEAKRKPRAQARAAAKTAAAPPPPLQTRTKLSYKDQRDYDLLPKRIEELDAAIARDEAALADPELYARDPAKFDTLMKAIAAAREEKDAAELRWLELAEMVETLG from the coding sequence ATGGCTGCTCCCATCCTCGCCTATGAAGGGCTCGGGCTCGTGCAGGGCTCGGGCTGGCTGTTTCGCGGGCTCGACATCTATATCGGCGCGCGCGACCGGCTGGCGCTGATCGGGCGCAATGGCGCGGGCAAGACCACGTTGCTCAAGCTGATCGCCGACCGTATCGAGGCGGACGAGGGCCGCCGCACGATCGTGCCCGGCACCAACGTGGTGATGCTCGAGCAGGAACCGAGGATGGAGGGCGCGACGACGCTGCTCGACTTCGTGCTGTCGGGCGCCGACGCGCCGCCCAGGCACGAGGCGGAGGCGATCGCGGGACAGCTCGGCATCGACCTCGGCCGCGAGGCGGCGACCGCATCGGGCGGCGAGCGGCGGCGCGCGGCGATCGCGCGGGCGCTGGCGCAGAACCCCGACGTATTGCTGCTCGACGAGCCGACCAACCATCTCGATCTCGCCGCGATCGACTGGCTGGAGGATTGGCTGAACCGCTATACCGGGGCGTTCATCGTCATCAGCCACGACCGGACGTTCCTGACCCGCCTCACGCGCCAGACGCTGTGGCTCGATCGCGGCAGCATCCGCCGCAACGAGGTCGGCTTCGGTGGATTCGAGGCGTGGATGGAGGCGGTCTATGCCGAGGAGACGCGCGCGGCGGAGAAGCTCGACGCCAAGTTGAAGCTCGAGCTGCACTGGCTCCAGCGCGGCGTCACCGCGCGGCGGCGGCGCAACCAGGGGCGGCTGGAGAAGCTCAACCAGATGCGCGCCCAGCGTGCCTCGATGCTCGGGCCGCAGGGCACCGCCAAGCTCGGCATCGCCACCGACGACGTGCGCACCAAGAGCGTGATCACCGCCGACCGGGTGACGAAGCGCTTTGGCGAGCGCACGATCATCAAGGACTTCAGCCTGCGCATCCAGCGCGGCGACCGCATCGGCATCGTCGGCGCCAACGGCGCGGGCAAGACGACGCTGATCAGGCTGCTGACCGGCGAGATCGCACCCGACGAGGGGACGGTGACGCTCGCCAGGACGCTCGACGGCGTGATCATCGACCAGCAGCGAAAATTGATGGCGCCCGAGAAGCGCGTGCGCGACGTGCTCGCCGACGGCGGCGACTGGATCGAGGTGCGCGGGGTCAAGAAGCACATCCAGGGCTATCTCAAGGAGTTCCTGTTCGATCCCGGCCTCGCCGATGCGCGGGTCGGCACGCTCTCCGGCGGGGAGCGCTCGCGGCTGCTGCTGGCGCGCGAGTTCGCCCGCGCCTCCAACCTGCTGGTGCTCGACGAGCCGACCAACGACCTCGACCTCGAGACGCTCGACCTGCTCCAGGAGGTGATCGCGGACTATGAGGGCACGGTGCTGATCGTCAGCCACGACCGCGACTTCCTCGACCGCACGGTGACGGTGACCCTGGGGCTCGACGGGTCGGGCTCGGTCGACATCGTCGCCGGCGGCTATGCCGATTGGGAAGCCAAGCGGAAGCCCAGGGCGCAGGCGAGGGCTGCGGCGAAAACGGCGGCCGCGCCGCCTCCTCCACTGCAGACGCGCACCAAGCTCAGCTACAAGGACCAGCGTGACTACGACCTGCTGCCGAAGCGGATCGAGGAGCTCGACGCGGCGATCGCGCGCGACGAGGCGGCGCTGGCCGACCCGGAGCTTTACGCACGCGATCCCGCGAAATTCGACACGCTGATGAAGGCGATCGCCGCCGCGCGCGAAGAGAAGGACGCGGCCGAGCTGCGGTGGCTAGAACTGGCGGAGATGGTCGAGACGCTCGGCTAG
- a CDS encoding pyrimidine 5'-nucleotidase: MPPELDHVRAWIFDLDNTLYPPSANLFAKIDHRMTDYIERLTGLPWDEARKLQKGWFHAHGTTLAGLMAEHGTDPYEFLAYVHDIEMDVLEENAPLAAAIARLPGRKLVFTNGDLPYASKVLDRLGLGASFEAVHDIHAMALRPKPDPVSYEGLCAAYELEPTECLFVEDMARNLKPAKAIGMTTVWVDNGSEQTADTDRSFIDYTTADITGWLHDILGDA, encoded by the coding sequence GTGCCGCCCGAACTCGACCATGTCCGCGCCTGGATCTTCGATCTGGACAACACGCTCTATCCGCCGAGCGCGAACCTGTTCGCCAAGATCGATCATCGCATGACCGACTATATCGAGCGGCTGACCGGCCTCCCCTGGGACGAGGCGCGCAAGCTGCAGAAGGGCTGGTTCCACGCGCACGGCACCACGCTGGCCGGGCTGATGGCCGAGCACGGCACCGATCCCTATGAGTTCCTCGCCTATGTCCACGACATCGAGATGGACGTGCTCGAGGAGAACGCCCCGCTCGCCGCCGCGATCGCCCGGCTGCCGGGGCGCAAGCTGGTCTTCACCAACGGCGACCTGCCCTATGCCTCGAAGGTTCTCGACCGGCTCGGCCTCGGCGCCAGCTTCGAGGCGGTGCACGACATCCACGCGATGGCGCTCCGCCCCAAGCCCGATCCGGTCTCCTACGAGGGGCTGTGCGCCGCGTACGAGCTGGAACCGACCGAATGCCTGTTCGTCGAGGACATGGCGCGCAATCTGAAGCCGGCAAAGGCGATCGGCATGACCACCGTCTGGGTCGACAACGGCAGCGAGCAGACCGCCGACACCGACCGCAGCTTCATCGACTATACCACCGCCGACATCACCGGTTGGCTGCACGACATCCTGGGAGACGCTTGA
- a CDS encoding Dps family protein, giving the protein MANPAPLATPTDLNRNDTKSVADALNSALADSYALYLKTKNFHWHVSGPHFRDYHLLLDDQATEILGATDEIAERVRKIGNTTLRSIGDIARRQTIKDNDKDFVAPADMLAELRDDNLKLVESFRTVKDAADAAKDNATSGIVDDWTDQAERRAWFLFEASRKA; this is encoded by the coding sequence ATGGCCAACCCCGCACCGCTCGCGACCCCGACCGACCTCAACCGCAACGACACCAAGAGCGTGGCCGACGCGCTCAACAGCGCGCTCGCCGACAGCTATGCGCTCTACCTCAAGACCAAGAACTTCCACTGGCACGTGTCGGGCCCGCATTTCCGCGACTATCACCTGCTGCTCGACGACCAGGCGACCGAGATCCTGGGCGCCACCGACGAGATCGCCGAGCGCGTGCGCAAGATCGGCAACACCACGCTGCGCTCGATCGGCGACATCGCGCGGCGCCAGACGATCAAGGACAACGACAAGGACTTCGTCGCTCCGGCCGACATGCTCGCCGAACTGCGCGACGACAATCTCAAACTGGTCGAGAGCTTCCGCACGGTGAAGGATGCCGCGGACGCGGCCAAGGACAACGCCACCAGCGGGATCGTCGACGACTGGACCGACCAGGCCGAGCGGCGCGCCTGGTTCCTGTTCGAGGCCAGCCGGAAAGCCTGA
- a CDS encoding ATP-binding protein — protein MTDPLERIAAALERLAPPPPASADPLAHPAYLWHGEVLEAARGFAPLPLDMLTAMDAQKASLIENFRRLAAGHAAHDVLLWGARGTGKSALVASTAAATGLALVEVATASLDSLPRLFATLAPVKRAFVVFIDDLGFSAPSEARALRSLLQGGAEARPDNTRLAVTSNRRHLVPRDIAEQESAINPRDAVDDALALADRFGLSLGFHVIDQDTYLAIIERYATSYGLPFDPVDAVGWATRRGSRSGRVAWQYVVDLAGRAGVAIDRGKGA, from the coding sequence ATGACCGACCCGCTCGAAAGGATCGCCGCCGCGCTGGAGCGGCTCGCCCCGCCGCCGCCCGCGTCCGCCGATCCGCTCGCCCATCCGGCCTATCTCTGGCACGGCGAGGTGCTGGAAGCGGCGCGCGGCTTCGCGCCGCTGCCGCTCGACATGCTGACCGCCATGGACGCGCAGAAGGCGTCGCTCATCGAGAATTTCCGCCGTCTCGCCGCCGGCCACGCCGCGCACGACGTGCTGCTGTGGGGCGCGCGCGGCACCGGCAAGTCGGCGCTGGTCGCCAGCACCGCCGCCGCGACCGGCCTCGCGCTGGTCGAGGTCGCCACCGCCTCGCTCGACAGCCTGCCGCGGCTGTTCGCCACGCTGGCGCCGGTCAAGCGCGCCTTCGTGGTGTTCATCGACGATCTCGGCTTCTCGGCGCCGAGCGAGGCGCGCGCGCTGCGCTCGCTGCTGCAGGGCGGTGCGGAGGCGCGGCCCGACAACACCCGCCTCGCCGTCACCTCGAACCGCCGCCACCTCGTCCCGCGCGACATCGCCGAGCAGGAAAGCGCGATCAATCCGCGCGATGCGGTCGACGATGCGCTGGCGCTGGCGGACCGGTTCGGGCTCAGCCTAGGCTTCCATGTGATCGACCAGGACACCTATCTGGCGATCATCGAGCGCTACGCGACCAGCTATGGCCTGCCGTTCGATCCTGTCGACGCCGTCGGCTGGGCGACGCGGCGCGGCAGTCGCTCCGGGCGGGTCGCCTGGCAGTACGTCGTCGACCTCGCCGGCCGCGCCGGCGTGGCGATCGATCGCGGCAAGGGGGCCTAG
- a CDS encoding DUF1328 domain-containing protein: MLRWAIIFLVAGLVLAALGFGGIGGAFVGIAKILFFIAIAVFVVLLVLGLMAGRGVKNAID, translated from the coding sequence ATGCTTCGTTGGGCGATCATCTTCCTGGTGGCGGGTTTGGTGCTCGCCGCGCTCGGTTTCGGCGGGATCGGCGGCGCGTTCGTCGGCATCGCCAAGATCCTGTTCTTCATCGCGATCGCGGTGTTCGTCGTGCTGCTGGTGCTGGGCCTGATGGCCGGCCGCGGCGTCAAGAACGCGATCGACTAG
- a CDS encoding tetratricopeptide repeat protein — MTSSRKRLGALALAVAVGLSAGAPLHADAGTARATLGRALAALDQGNVSAARALATSAVKADPSWGLAHAVLARTALVDDDGIAAEAELGKARDNGFDMRRAQQLLAHARLLQGDPQQALTLAKATAPRYWTYGLRIQAQALAAMGNPAAANDLLAQAIARAPGDSAVWTDLARFRRSVGDVAGAIEAAGRAVALDGDNTAALLLNAQLVRDQYGLVASLPWFEGALKRDPNSYPALLDYAATLGDAGRYNDMLGAARRALAVRPGSPQVLYLLAVMAARAGNTGLARDLMEDTGGALDGMPGPLQLGATLDLDDGADEQAVTKLRNLVAIQPMNIRARQLLAMALLRRDSARGALDVIQPVAERGDADSYTLTLAARAFERLGDRAAAARLLDRAAHPARADAASFSSDDSVPVLAAAAAGDPAGEPSSAIPLIRAQLEAGDRAGALARAQAVAATNRGAPKAALVLGDTLMALGRPGDAVAAFRRAASLSFDEPTMLRLTEALDMAGRREEASNALALFLSQNPANVAALRLAAHWQIAAGEYDAAIDTLERLRVRLGDRDAALLAELAYAYDGAGEEETAASYAAAAYALAPANAAAADAYGWALYGSGDTEGARQLLEKAVALAPRHAALRWHLAQLYADLGRAQDARAQALAALADPRFGEREAAQKLAAAG, encoded by the coding sequence ATGACCTCCAGCCGTAAGCGCCTCGGCGCGCTCGCCCTTGCCGTCGCGGTCGGCCTGTCCGCCGGCGCGCCGCTCCATGCCGACGCAGGGACCGCCCGGGCCACGCTCGGCCGCGCCCTCGCCGCGCTCGATCAAGGCAATGTCTCGGCCGCGCGCGCTCTCGCCACGTCCGCCGTGAAGGCCGATCCGAGCTGGGGCCTCGCCCATGCGGTGCTCGCGCGGACGGCGCTGGTGGACGACGACGGCATCGCCGCCGAGGCCGAGCTCGGCAAGGCGCGCGACAACGGCTTCGACATGCGCCGGGCGCAGCAGCTGCTTGCCCATGCGCGGCTGCTCCAGGGCGATCCGCAGCAGGCGCTCACGCTCGCGAAGGCGACCGCGCCCCGTTACTGGACCTATGGCCTGCGCATCCAGGCGCAGGCGCTGGCGGCGATGGGCAACCCCGCCGCCGCCAACGACCTGCTGGCGCAGGCGATCGCGCGTGCGCCCGGCGACAGTGCCGTATGGACCGATCTCGCCCGTTTCCGCCGGAGCGTCGGCGACGTCGCGGGCGCGATCGAGGCGGCGGGCCGCGCGGTCGCCCTCGACGGCGACAACACCGCCGCGCTGCTGCTCAACGCCCAGCTCGTGCGCGACCAATATGGCCTGGTCGCGTCGCTGCCATGGTTCGAGGGCGCGCTGAAGCGCGACCCGAACAGCTATCCGGCCCTGCTCGACTATGCGGCGACACTCGGCGATGCCGGCCGATACAACGACATGCTCGGCGCCGCCCGCCGCGCGCTGGCGGTGCGGCCGGGCAGTCCGCAGGTGCTCTATCTGCTCGCGGTGATGGCGGCGCGCGCCGGCAATACCGGCCTCGCGCGCGATCTGATGGAGGATACCGGCGGCGCGCTCGACGGCATGCCGGGGCCGCTCCAGCTCGGCGCGACGCTGGACCTGGACGATGGCGCCGACGAGCAGGCGGTCACCAAGCTGCGCAACCTGGTCGCGATCCAGCCGATGAACATCCGCGCGCGCCAGCTTCTCGCCATGGCGCTGCTGCGGCGCGATTCCGCGCGGGGCGCGCTCGACGTCATCCAGCCGGTGGCCGAGCGCGGCGATGCCGACAGCTATACGCTGACGCTGGCCGCACGCGCCTTCGAACGGCTCGGCGATCGGGCGGCCGCCGCGCGCCTGCTCGATCGCGCCGCGCATCCGGCGCGGGCGGACGCGGCGAGCTTCAGCTCGGACGACAGCGTGCCGGTGCTCGCGGCCGCCGCCGCCGGCGATCCGGCCGGCGAGCCGTCGAGCGCGATCCCCTTGATCCGGGCGCAGCTCGAAGCCGGCGATCGTGCCGGCGCGCTCGCCCGCGCGCAGGCCGTGGCGGCCACCAACCGCGGTGCGCCCAAGGCGGCGCTGGTGCTTGGCGATACGCTGATGGCGCTCGGGCGGCCGGGCGACGCCGTCGCCGCCTTCCGCCGCGCCGCGTCGCTGAGCTTCGACGAGCCGACGATGCTGCGGCTGACCGAGGCGCTCGACATGGCCGGACGGCGCGAGGAGGCGTCGAACGCGCTCGCGCTGTTCCTGTCACAGAACCCGGCGAACGTCGCCGCGCTCCGCCTCGCCGCACACTGGCAGATCGCGGCGGGCGAATATGACGCGGCGATCGACACGCTGGAGAGGCTGCGCGTGCGGCTCGGCGACCGCGACGCGGCGCTGCTGGCCGAGCTCGCTTATGCCTATGACGGCGCCGGCGAGGAGGAGACCGCGGCCAGCTACGCCGCCGCCGCTTATGCGCTCGCTCCCGCCAATGCCGCTGCGGCCGACGCCTATGGCTGGGCGCTCTACGGCAGCGGTGACACCGAGGGAGCGCGCCAGCTCCTCGAAAAGGCGGTGGCGCTCGCGCCTCGTCATGCGGCGCTGCGCTGGCACCTCGCCCAGCTCTATGCCGATCTCGGCCGTGCGCAGGATGCCCGCGCCCAGGCGCTGGCGGCGCTCGCCGATCCCCGCTTTGGCGAACGCGAAGCGGCGCAGAAGCTGGCCGCGGCCGGCTGA
- a CDS encoding LLM class flavin-dependent oxidoreductase, translated as MIPYSLLDLVPIVQGGDARTALANAADLAAHAEALGYTRYWVAEHHGMPGIASAATSVVIAHVGAATSTIRIGAGGIMLPNHAPLVIAEQFGTLDALFPGRIDLGLGRAPGSDQRVARALRRTLESSPDAFPQDVLELQSYFADDGQTGIRATPGAGADVRLWILGSSTFGAQLAAMLGLPYAFASHFAPDALDAAIAIYRRDFRPSAVCEKPHLMLGFNVFAADSDAEAELIASSAQQAFVAIRTGQAIQLPPPVPGFRETLGAQGNAILDHVLQCSATGGPESVKRQIAAFVERTKPDELMVTGMIHDHGARRRSFEIAAEVVRDL; from the coding sequence ATGATCCCCTATTCGCTCCTCGACCTCGTCCCCATCGTGCAGGGCGGGGACGCCCGTACCGCGCTCGCCAATGCCGCCGACCTCGCCGCCCATGCCGAGGCGCTCGGCTACACGCGCTACTGGGTGGCGGAGCATCACGGGATGCCGGGGATCGCCAGCGCGGCGACATCGGTGGTGATCGCGCATGTCGGCGCCGCGACCTCGACGATCCGGATCGGCGCGGGCGGGATCATGCTGCCCAACCACGCGCCCTTGGTGATCGCCGAGCAGTTCGGCACGCTGGATGCGCTGTTTCCGGGGCGGATCGATCTCGGGCTCGGCCGCGCGCCGGGTTCGGACCAGCGGGTGGCGCGGGCGCTGAGGCGCACGCTGGAGTCGAGCCCGGATGCCTTCCCGCAGGATGTGCTCGAGCTGCAGAGCTATTTCGCCGACGACGGGCAGACCGGCATCCGCGCGACGCCGGGGGCAGGCGCGGACGTCAGGCTGTGGATCCTCGGCTCCTCGACCTTCGGCGCGCAGCTCGCGGCGATGCTGGGGTTGCCCTATGCCTTCGCCTCGCATTTCGCGCCGGATGCGCTGGACGCGGCGATTGCGATCTACCGTCGCGATTTCCGTCCCTCGGCCGTCTGCGAGAAGCCGCATCTGATGCTGGGCTTCAACGTGTTCGCCGCCGACAGCGACGCGGAGGCGGAGCTGATCGCGAGCTCGGCGCAGCAGGCATTCGTCGCGATCCGCACCGGCCAGGCGATCCAGCTGCCGCCGCCGGTGCCCGGCTTCCGCGAGACGCTGGGGGCGCAGGGGAATGCGATCCTCGATCATGTGCTGCAATGCTCGGCGACCGGCGGGCCGGAGAGCGTCAAGCGCCAGATCGCCGCGTTCGTCGAGCGGACGAAGCCGGACGAGCTGATGGTGACCGGGATGATCCATGATCATGGCGCGCGGAGGCGCAGCTTCGAGATCGCGGCGGAGGTGGTGAGGGACCTCTAA
- a CDS encoding sensor histidine kinase: MATTAPELPPRPYVRVTGSLSRRMIVVAALWILLLLTGGGFALDRVLTSAVTRSFDDQLDFLLTSLIATAEIGPEGEVMFNRQLADQRFLEPNSGLYWQVSGEGVDPFPSRSLWDRRLRTDQKHSDRDVHIYDSSQFPDERLRVVERDLKLPGSPVRWRFQVAQNRGYLDAQIAALRRTLVRSFVLLGLGLIVMVTLQTFYGLLPLRKVRLEIQRMRAGTSSRVEGNMPAEVAPMVEELNGLIEHNDRQAEEARRHAGNLAHALKTPLTVIMNAAAAGQADLADTVIREARTMRRQVDHHLARARAVGRRGSAHSRAELWVSVEAVERAISRLYPNVRIDTDGAKNLKARIERQDLDEILGNLVENAAKYGGGSVFITVSAQAGFAEIMVEDDGRGIPEADRLRIFDRGVRLDSGKPGTGLGLAIVRDVAELYGGTVSLEESEDLGGLLVRLRLPLA, from the coding sequence ATGGCCACCACCGCTCCCGAACTGCCGCCACGCCCTTACGTCCGCGTCACCGGCTCGCTGTCGCGTCGGATGATCGTCGTCGCGGCATTGTGGATCCTGCTGCTGCTCACCGGCGGCGGGTTCGCGCTCGATCGCGTGCTGACCTCGGCGGTGACGCGCAGCTTCGACGACCAGCTCGATTTCCTGCTGACCAGCCTGATCGCCACCGCGGAGATCGGCCCGGAAGGCGAGGTGATGTTCAACCGCCAGCTCGCCGACCAGCGTTTCCTCGAGCCCAACTCCGGCCTCTACTGGCAGGTGAGCGGCGAGGGCGTCGATCCCTTCCCCTCGCGCTCGCTGTGGGACCGGCGGCTGCGCACCGACCAGAAGCACAGCGACCGCGACGTCCATATCTATGATTCGAGCCAGTTCCCGGACGAGCGCCTCCGGGTCGTCGAACGGGACCTCAAACTGCCCGGCTCGCCGGTGCGCTGGCGCTTCCAGGTCGCGCAGAACCGCGGCTATCTCGACGCGCAGATCGCAGCGCTCCGCCGGACGCTGGTGCGCAGCTTCGTGCTGCTCGGGCTCGGGCTGATCGTGATGGTGACGCTGCAGACCTTCTACGGCCTGCTGCCGCTGAGGAAGGTCCGCTTGGAGATCCAACGGATGCGCGCGGGGACATCCAGCCGTGTCGAGGGCAATATGCCCGCCGAGGTCGCACCGATGGTCGAGGAACTGAACGGCCTCATCGAGCACAACGATCGCCAGGCCGAGGAAGCGCGCCGCCACGCCGGCAACCTCGCCCATGCGCTGAAGACGCCGCTCACGGTGATCATGAACGCTGCCGCCGCGGGCCAGGCCGACCTCGCCGACACCGTGATCCGCGAGGCGCGGACGATGCGTCGCCAGGTCGACCACCATCTCGCGCGGGCCCGCGCGGTCGGCCGGCGCGGCTCGGCGCACAGCCGCGCCGAGCTTTGGGTAAGCGTCGAAGCGGTCGAGCGCGCGATCTCGCGCCTCTATCCCAATGTCCGTATCGACACTGACGGCGCGAAGAACCTCAAGGCCCGGATCGAGCGCCAGGACCTCGACGAAATCCTCGGCAACCTCGTCGAGAATGCCGCCAAATATGGCGGCGGCAGCGTGTTCATCACCGTCTCGGCGCAGGCGGGCTTCGCCGAGATCATGGTCGAGGACGACGGAAGGGGCATTCCCGAGGCCGATCGCCTGCGCATCTTCGACCGCGGCGTGCGGCTCGACAGCGGCAAGCCGGGGACGGGGCTGGGGCTGGCGATCGTGCGCGACGTGGCGGAGCTCTACGGCGGGACGGTGAGCCTGGAGGAAAGCGAGGACCTCGGCGGCCTGCTGGTGCGGCTGAGGCTACCGCTGGCGTAA